The Anabas testudineus chromosome 3, fAnaTes1.2, whole genome shotgun sequence sequence AACTCTTTGCCAGGATACAGCAGTGTTGCCATGACAGCAGCCTTGGAGTGGGTGTGTATAACTGCCTGTGCCCCTGTATTTTAGCAAAGGGAAagtagatttagttttttgagTGTTGTCCACTGGTATTGTCTTTCTCAATAGTTATATCAAAGCAAGGGAGAGTACGTCACCCCCTCCACACACAGTGATCAGACACCATTTTAATTGTGTTAGTCATGGGTTCCGTATTTGAGAGGCATCCTTATCTTTGCGGCACGCAAACTTTCACTTGGCATCCATGGACAACATGAGTAATAGCGGGTAATAAGAGAATCATCCCTTTGGCATGAGGGAttccattaaaatgtttatattacaATGCTGTTTGAACAACTGCATCATGTGACTGCAACTTTTTCTGCACCTTAACAAAACTGCATTTTTCTGAGAATCTATAAGAATTTCTTCAATATCCCACATGGAAGAcctttattttgtaaaactaaTAATGTTCTACCACAAGTGAACATAATCACAATTGCATTTAGAGACATGAATCaattttttttccagatttaAATCAGTTAaagtaattttctttctttgtgctctAGTATACAATAGATcgaacaccaacacaaatatacTACTGAGTtcattaaaaagacaattagTGGTATTTGGATTATTGATCAGTTCTATCACTGACTGCCTGCAAACTGTGAGTAATATTGGtcgtgtttgtgtttaattgcTTTACACTAACTCACCTCTCATGGTATAGGCATTCATAAAAAGTGGTGTACACTGGCTCTTCTTTAACTTCTTCCAGGCAGGTGGACAGCTGatgtctctctcctccacatcacacacaaacatgtcttcTGGCTGAgtaacacagaaatacaaaaggTATGATTTAAAAATTAACATGTGATACTTCATTGCAATATCACAAAGCTTAAAGTTGTGGTTATAACCTGCTCACCTGTATTCTCTCTTTCTGGACACCTGAGGGTGCAATGTAGATCTGCTCTCTATGAGTTACACAGCACACAACATTGCACATATTAATACCAACATACCAAGATCTCAGATGTTTTCAAGTTTAAATTATCtgaaactttgtttttcatgtgcaacttttcagttttttcctgGAATGCAGTTTAAACAGCAAATgcacaacaaattaaaatcCATCCGTTGTTTATTACATTGTAGTGGACAGAAGTCAGCATGGGCACACTAGCTGGGCTGTGGCTACGCAGCCTCATACATAAGCTGGGATGCACTTTGTGACCTGACATCTGTTAATCAGGGCTAGAATTAAACTCTTGCCATGCCAGGTGGATTtagtgttgtggctgattggtgtacatgtacaaacacatcaCGTCCTAAACAGAGCATTGTTCGTTATTGGAAAAGGTTACAGTCTATAGTGATGGTCAAAAAGACctatttggaaaaaacaaaaacaaaaactgaagtcAGAATTGTTGTGTTAAACTCAAATCCTTGGTTGATCACCTCTAAGTCTTTTCAATGATTATATCTTTATGTGCATATTAAGAGCCTTGACATTTCCCCATAGAGAGCTGAAAATGAAGCACTGCGGACTCTTCTTTAGCTAGCAACAAGCATGCCAGAAAAAGGAGTAGCCTATTGATTTTCACAGCAAGGTTTGGCAAGTCTGCCTCAGGCTCTGAGTCATTTCTGAGTCAGGCCAAGGcaactttggaaaaaaaaaaaagcatctaaACTTAAACGTAGACCTACACTcggagaaaataaaaatacacttattAGAATGTTTGTGAAAATCGTCTGACAAcactacagtatttaaactccTTTATCCGACGCAtagtttcatctgttttctattaTGCTTAAATGTTAGAGGCCTTGTTATAACAACATTACTTCGAGATTTCTGAGCTGAACAATTAAAGCATCACACAGTGGCCAAGCAGCAACAATGTGGATAAAAGTGGTTCTCATTTAGGAAACCATGCAGACGATGTGTGGGCCACAGATTGGAGCTTCAAATGTCTCCTTTATTCTGACAGAATATGAAAATAAGTCCAGTAGAATCTAATTATCATCTGtcaaaaatcataaaatgtaatgatgGGTGAAGGGCTGCAATAAAGCTGAGCACTGCTGATTTGCTATCTGAATCTAAACACATATGATAATTTAacaagatgaaaagaaaatctccCTTGAATCATTTTAGAGTTACAATTTTTTTTCAGTCTCAATAAAATATCCTTATACATGAAGCAGTAGTCAGTAGGTACCGTTTGATTTCATCTGAGATTTCATCAAGTTCCCCTATTAGCTTAAATAAATGTCTGCCAGTCCCCAGTCCCGGTTCCTCAAACAGAGATTCGATAATGGGAGGTGGTTTCTGCCTTTGTAGCTTCCatccaaataaatattaaaaataaaataaaaaacacggTTCAAAGATGTTTGTAATAACCTGTCAAAACCTCCAGTTTGAATTTGGTTTGAGTATGGTTCACCCTGGATTTGCACATATTGTCAACACCAATATAACTGACCTTACATCAGCCTCACTGCACATTTTTCAACATGTTATATTCTTTCTTTTGAAAATGGAAAGACACCTAGGTCTCAACTCTTTTATTCCCACTGATGAGCTGGTATGAGAACAATGTCCTGTATGTATACCAatgctaaatgtaaattcaatCATATTATGTCATATATTAAATGAAGACATCAACCCAATGAAGGTAAGATGGCAAAAAACATTTGGTGGTCATGAGAGTTTGATACACTGGAAGacttgtgaaatgtgttttcacaaatgttaaaacacaaatattaaagtTAAGCAAAAGTGTGTCAGATCAGTCAGAATTAATATCTAAAAAGTTAAAACTCTATGGGGGGGGATAGATTGATACAGTGACTCAGCATAAATATGTATGGCCTGACCATTGACAACATTTTGCAAGAATGTCTTCATCCACATACGAACCCTTGTTTCAGACTGATCCCCCCGCCTGTCCCTGTGACCCATCCCAACTGGTAGAACAGTCGACATAACTCAGGAATGAGTTCACGAGGATGCTCCTTCTCCTGGGAAAGAAAAAACGTTAACCAAGTTATCATGGATCAAGTTTAACCCATTTTTCAAAATGGACCAATAATGGAGAGGCCGCGAGTAATTTCTTTGACAGCTGTTGAACAAGCAGAAGACAAACATGCTTAAATATGACATCAGTTTGTGCAGTCATCTTatactgtttttgttaaaatatagAGTACTGTGACAAGACAAAAGCCTGTAACTTAGGTTGTTACTCATCCAAGTCCATCTACCTACATTTTGTATAAAGCAGGATATCTGTCTAGTTTGTGTTGGGGTGGTTGATATTGCCTCAAGATTTATCACAATATGTCAAGTAATGATatcataatattaaattaaaaagggaCATGAGTAAGTTGAGTGAATACCAGAAAGTATTTTATTGTGTGAATCAACGTTGTGAATCCAGATGTCAGATTACTCCCTTTTTTTCTTAGTTGGAGTTGAGGTTTTATCTTCAAATTAACTATAGGAATGTTACAGTTTTGCTTGCTAGTCGTTACCGGTATATTGATGCCGAAACAACTAACATCTAAAGTGGAATCTTGTAAAGTGACTCTCCGCCAGAAACTGATTGCTGTCCTCGGGAGGGCGCGCAGCCTGTTAAAAATGCATCATCCAGTTTGTCTGTACAGCTGCTTCTGTTGGgcacaaatgccaaaaaaatgATATAACCTGTATCTGTGCAGTAATAGCGAGGACATAATTTGTGACACTTGAGGGTTTGAGGAAATTATAACTGAATAATTGTAGTAGAAGCCACAAGAAGCCACTGGGGTTCCTTAATCCTAGCTGTGCTGCAGGTTTATGATGTTTAGGTTATATTGACATGACTATTTGCCACATTTGCCTGTCAAATGTGGATTTGTTTCATTATCAAGTTAAACTATAAAGGAAATAAGTGCATCAACTGGATACCCAAACAATTTCAAAAACAGCACAGATCTGCATTCATGTAAAAGAGAATACTGCAGCCTATTTTCATCACATATTGGCCATCTGCCTAGTATTTTGCACCTATTGGAAACATTACTGACATGagctacaaataaaataaagagaatgaTGTTCTTTGCACTTATTGTGAGTCAGTATATTTTTCGTAATCTTTGCTGTGCATGAAACATTCAGTTCGTTGGACTAGTTTAAATACCCCTAAAGGACAGTCAAATAGTGATAGTATAAAAAGTACAATACAGTTATTACAGCTACTTACTTTGTAAGTGGGGGTTTCTCTTGCTTCTGATTACCTTTATTTCAGTCTTGTGGGTTATATTTTAAAGATTATAAATCGTACTGAGTTTGCTCCCACAGACAATTACTTCCTTGTGCACACcacatatctttttttttttgtgcccaTGTCTCATTAGGGGCTCTGTAAGATATAAAGAAACTCACTGAGCAACATTTTATCTGTGATTGATGCTTGCAGgcagcagcatttattagtgcaaacaaaatgaTTGGCACTCTCCACGCTTCTTTTCCAGTGATCTACTGTCCTTGACTGTGTTTatatgcacttaagtaaccatGTTACTCAGAGAAAGCAGTTTTCTCcttatttctcctctctctcaggCTTATTTTAGAAGCGTAGTTCACATATTTTAACTCTATagtgaaagaaaacatgctTTCTgacttttttaaattctgtttctgTGAAGATCTCTCCCTTGTTCAATCACAATTTTTATGCACTTGAGCATGGACCTTCTCCAGGAGAAAGCTACCTTAATTAGCTCCCTTGTCTGAAGCATCATCAGAAGCTGACACGTTGCTCTTGTCCTCAGACATTAGGCTTGTTTCATTGTGCATAAATTGTGTTATAAATTATTGCAACACAATATGACATATATCGCAAAATGACAGTTTTTatcacataaaaatgtatattatcaTGGACGGTATGATGTAGCATGTCTCTAGTCTGTCACATGATAGAATATCATCCAAATGCAGTTCAAGTATTTATGTGTTGCGTTATACTTGcctgtttctctgcagcctctTGACATGCATCTTGAAAGCCATTGCTGGGACCGCACAAAGATGACATCTAAGAAAACCATTGAccacatttaataatttacaatgCCAAGAGAACATGTCTGGGAAACAGTAACATTAATCTTGGTGTCACATGAGACAGGCTTGGTGCTCTTAAGTCACAATGAAACATCATCCTGTCAGCATCTTATGTCCTCCTTTTGATTCATTCCCTTTTGGAATCAGATACTGTAGAGATAACACAGGGGAGAGTACGAGAGAACTAATTTACAGTTCTCAATAattcccctccttcctcccctccaACATATTATGTAGAAGGAGGTCATTAAAGATAAATAGAGCTGTTCAAAATAGATAGATACCAGTATTGATttaaatttctatttaaaaagaaaaagtaagtcaGTTTTCTGGTTTTCTTCATAAATtggaaatgtgatttgatctccaccaaaattacaaatataaacaccCATCCaaacaatacacacattttcattcacaccTTTTCCATATGTCAAAAACCCCCAACACCTCCCATTGCATaccatatatatttaaaaatcgATGCTAATACAGGTTTTGGTGAATTGTTCAATCTATTGGTATTATtgcttttattcaaaatgttttaaattcgattttttttctttaatctgtaTTTACCATAGTTATATGCCATTAATTTGGATCAATAAACCACAGTAATTAATtagataaatgttttaaattgctTAACAGGACCATTCACATTAACTTaagcactttgtgtttgtctatagTGTTACCTAGATAGtgatcagatcacgttttatgttccattaatgcagaaaacctaaTAATGTACCCGAGTCTTTCCATGTCGTAGGTTACATAATCCCTTAAAAACATGAAGAtgatcacaaataaaaaagtgcacAGAACTGATATTCTATATTTCATATGCCTAAATGAAAACCAATAAGCCATGAAGGAGGATCTCTCAAACTGGAACAGCTCCCTTTTGGCAACCTAGCGGCAGGAACACTAGCACTGGCAGCACATTAAGTTTTGCATGTGACTGATTTTGAGACATGAGCTGTGCAGCAGTTAAGTGAACAAACACTTATGCtactttcacacatgcactaaaACCGTGAACTTCTTAAGACAGTGCAGAGATGAGATGCAAATGTCAGAGTCAGTCAGCTCggaaattatttttcataataaattatttttaagtaataataatcattattactTTATCCTGCAAGCCCCCTAGTACAAAGTCCATTTAATGTCCACTTGAGCTCATGGTTGATTACAGGAGGTCACAGTCCGTTCCCTTTCAGCACCAAAACACCACAGGAAATATTTACCATGCTTTCTAGAGTTGCAATGCGCTTCTCTCCTTCAGGAAACTGCTCTTATATAGATAATGAATTGTTTCTAATCGTGTGACTGGCTCTACTTCAATGTTGactgtcaacaaaacacaacgGATTTCTATGGTGTACAATTTGTGTCGTTTTGTGCATCCTGCATGCTCTAGCCAGTGACTCCCCCACCTCACCTACTCACATCTGACCTGCCTGTTAATAACATTATTCTCCAGACTTCCTTGAGTGCATATGTAAAAACGGCTTAGGAGAGCAGCTCCCTTTAGTGTTGATATGTAATACAGTGTTTGTTAGCTTGTGTTAGCTTATGCTAACAGAGTCACTAGTCAAGTGGAGCataagctaatgttagcagaTGTCTACAGGCTATTTAGCTACCTGCAATTACCTAAAAGTCTTCAACTGTTGTAATACATTGCATAATAcgtatattatattatatgttttatttatttatttatctatatatGTTATTTCCATTTAACATGGAACAGGGGAtttctgttaaaacaaaaaactgctcAAATATTTAagacaatatatatatatatatatatatacacatacatttttttaaccttttacaCCTTTTGATAGTACATAGTATTTATTGTTCATATAGATATACagtctacaaacacacagatcatTGGAGCTACAAACCCACTTGTGATCAGTGTTCAATCAgcatcttttttcattttattctactGATACTCTGATGTAGGTTCTTTGGAAACAGCTTACATGTCAGCACACATTTGAGTCAACGACAGTTTCATTGACGCGGTCTTCAATGAGTAGTATGCAAATTCTGGCTCCGCGGAATGACAACACAAGgtaattttattacattagaTGGCTCCGTTTCAagttgtgtgtttatcagtgtgatTATCAACTGTAGCCTCAGTGATCAATTCAAATGCAAAGAATAATGTTGCATAACAAGCATCTGTCATTAGACAAGATAATTAATTCAGTTCTGTCAACAGGCAGTTTGCTGCTGTGTCATACATGTCATAAATTTAAT is a genomic window containing:
- the apip gene encoding methylthioribulose-1-phosphate dehydratase, with product MSSLCGPSNGFQDACQEAAEKQEKEHPRELIPELCRLFYQLGWVTGTGGGISLKQGEQIYIAPSGVQKERIQPEDMFVCDVEERDISCPPAWKKLKKSQCTPLFMNAYTMRGAQAVIHTHSKAAVMATLLYPGKEFRITHQEMIKGIQKGTSGTNYRYDDTLVVPIIENTPEEKDLKDRMARAMDEYPDSCAVLVRRHGVYVWGKSWEKAKTMCECYDYLFDIAVQMKQCGLDPSALPMEEKGIV